One stretch of Sphingomonas rosea DNA includes these proteins:
- a CDS encoding S8 family serine peptidase: MKSLFLTAAAVIPAALVATPAAAERPGDKIEGSYICVFKAREVNRGNVQAEANRSAQSVGARVKHVYSVAIRGFAADLPAQAVENMKKNNPNIEYCEQDQVVTAGPTVQGQGGVSAAATQPPQETPWGIARVNGGAPGTYATAWVIDTGIDFTHPDLNVDTARSKSFLRDTSPVDQNGHGTHVSGTIAACDNTIGVIGVAPCAKVVAVRVLDRRGSGSNSGVIAGVDYVAQNGRPGDVANMSLGGGVSAALDQAVINASAGGVRFALAAGNESSDANTSSPGRANGPNIFTVSAFSSGDKWATFSNYGNPPIDYAEPGVGVKSTWLNGGYNTISGTSMATPHLAGLLLTGAIRSGGTVAGDPTAPADTIGVR; encoded by the coding sequence ATGAAGAGTCTTTTCCTGACCGCTGCCGCCGTGATTCCCGCGGCGCTCGTCGCGACGCCGGCTGCGGCCGAGCGTCCCGGCGACAAGATCGAAGGCAGCTACATCTGCGTCTTCAAGGCGCGTGAAGTGAACCGGGGGAACGTCCAGGCCGAAGCCAACCGTTCGGCGCAGAGTGTCGGCGCGCGCGTCAAGCACGTATACTCGGTGGCGATCCGCGGCTTCGCAGCCGATCTTCCGGCGCAGGCCGTCGAGAACATGAAGAAGAACAACCCGAACATCGAATATTGCGAGCAGGACCAGGTCGTGACGGCGGGCCCGACCGTGCAGGGCCAGGGCGGCGTCAGCGCCGCCGCGACCCAGCCGCCGCAGGAAACCCCATGGGGCATCGCCCGCGTCAACGGCGGCGCGCCGGGCACCTACGCCACCGCCTGGGTGATCGACACCGGCATCGACTTCACCCACCCCGACCTCAACGTCGACACCGCCCGCTCGAAGAGCTTCCTGCGTGACACCTCGCCGGTCGACCAGAATGGCCACGGTACCCACGTCTCGGGCACCATTGCGGCCTGCGACAACACCATCGGCGTGATCGGCGTCGCGCCCTGCGCCAAGGTCGTCGCCGTGCGCGTGCTCGACCGCCGTGGCTCGGGCTCGAACTCGGGCGTGATCGCGGGCGTCGACTATGTCGCGCAGAACGGCCGCCCGGGCGACGTCGCCAACATGAGCCTCGGCGGCGGCGTCTCGGCCGCGCTCGACCAGGCGGTCATCAATGCCTCGGCGGGAGGGGTCCGCTTCGCGCTTGCCGCCGGCAACGAGAGCAGCGACGCCAACACCTCGTCGCCGGGCCGCGCCAACGGGCCGAACATCTTCACCGTCTCGGCCTTCTCGAGCGGCGACAAATGGGCGACCTTCTCGAACTATGGCAATCCGCCGATCGATTACGCCGAGCCCGGCGTCGGCGTGAAGTCGACCTGGCTCAATGGCGGCTACAACACGATCAGCGGCACCTCGATGGCGACCCCGCACCTCGCCGGCCTCCTGCTGACGGGCGCAATCCGCAGCGGCGGCACCGTCGCGGGCGACCCGACGGCCCCGGCCGACACGATCGGCGTCAGGTAA
- a CDS encoding DUF2142 domain-containing protein produces the protein MSGAGGSRFRRPGPEWVFLLVAGLTGLALIFLITPLAGGNEVPNFQRAVGIANGEWRVRPVMVPGGVADFLDAGAARFSEGAKPPYRLSVDEWQRLRDQPLGADRPKLLEPNAIAVLHPVAYLPQIPVIAAAQAMGANPLGIFLAGRLAGLLAALGLTFAAIRIVPFHKASLAALALLPPMVFQRSTFDADQFNTALALFFTASVLRAIAADRKFSGRDLSLIVGSAFLLAQAKSAYLLMPLLVLAIPAERFASAGQRRVVTTLATLPGALLSIGWMLLLKLQAFSAARYETWSGMVEPDRQLAMILHAPLGYAATLLRTIFTTDFIPRSILEMAGTFGPPVTMQPLWLVAVLVLAVVLLLSERALDHSPALRRFRQMSAGIAVLTVALILSLLYLQWTRVGGPVVDGWSGRYLFPLGLALLVLCPRPKAGLFGGRPERWLGVFAAICALSLMVTVVATYR, from the coding sequence GTGAGCGGGGCGGGGGGCTCGCGCTTCCGGAGGCCCGGCCCCGAGTGGGTCTTCCTCCTCGTTGCGGGGCTGACCGGGCTTGCCCTCATCTTCCTCATCACTCCGCTCGCCGGCGGGAACGAGGTACCGAATTTCCAGCGCGCGGTCGGCATCGCCAACGGCGAATGGCGAGTGCGGCCGGTGATGGTGCCGGGTGGTGTCGCCGATTTCCTCGACGCGGGCGCGGCTCGCTTTTCGGAAGGGGCGAAGCCGCCCTACCGATTGTCGGTGGACGAATGGCAACGGCTGCGGGACCAGCCGCTCGGCGCGGATCGCCCGAAGCTGCTTGAGCCCAATGCCATCGCGGTGCTTCATCCGGTCGCCTATTTGCCGCAGATCCCGGTGATCGCCGCGGCGCAGGCGATGGGGGCCAATCCGCTCGGCATCTTCCTCGCGGGTCGGCTCGCAGGACTGCTCGCGGCGCTGGGACTGACCTTCGCGGCGATCCGGATCGTCCCGTTCCACAAGGCCAGCCTCGCCGCGCTCGCCCTGCTGCCGCCGATGGTCTTTCAGCGCAGCACCTTCGATGCCGACCAGTTCAACACCGCGCTGGCCTTGTTCTTCACCGCCTCCGTGCTGCGCGCGATCGCTGCGGATCGAAAGTTCAGTGGCCGCGACTTGAGCCTGATCGTCGGGAGCGCTTTCCTGCTGGCGCAAGCGAAGTCGGCCTATCTGCTGATGCCGCTTCTCGTGCTGGCAATCCCTGCCGAGCGCTTCGCCAGTGCCGGGCAGCGGCGGGTCGTGACCACCCTGGCGACACTTCCCGGGGCCCTTCTCAGCATCGGCTGGATGCTGCTCCTCAAGCTCCAGGCCTTCAGCGCTGCTCGTTACGAAACCTGGTCCGGCATGGTCGAGCCTGACCGGCAACTGGCGATGATCCTCCACGCGCCCTTGGGTTATGCCGCGACCCTGCTCCGGACAATCTTCACGACCGACTTCATTCCGCGCTCGATCCTCGAGATGGCGGGGACCTTCGGGCCGCCGGTGACGATGCAGCCCTTGTGGCTGGTCGCCGTCCTGGTGTTGGCCGTCGTCCTGCTGCTGTCGGAGAGGGCGCTGGACCACTCGCCGGCGCTCCGCCGTTTCCGCCAGATGAGCGCGGGGATCGCGGTGCTGACGGTCGCGCTGATCTTGAGCCTTCTCTATCTCCAGTGGACGCGGGTCGGCGGGCCGGTGGTCGACGGCTGGAGCGGACGCTATCTTTTCCCGCTTGGGCTGGCCCTGCTGGTCCTGTGTCCGCGCCCGAAGGCGGGCTTGTTCGGCGGTCGGCCGGAGCGCTGGCTCGGCGTCTTCGCGGCAATATGCGCCTTGAGCCTGATGGTGACGGTCGTCGCCACCTACCGCTAG
- a CDS encoding acetyl/propionyl/methylcrotonyl-CoA carboxylase subunit alpha translates to MFSKILIANRGEIACRVIKTARAMGIKTVAVYSDADARAPFVKMADEAVHIGPPPAAQSYLLADKIIEACKATGAEAVHPGYGFLSERTSFAEALAAEGIAFIGPPVKAIAAMGDKIESKKLAKAAGVNVVPGFVGEIADTEHAVRIAGDIGYPVMMKASAGGGGKGMRLAYSEQDVREGFEATKREGLNSFGDDRVFIEKFIEDPRHIEIQILGDQHGNILYLNERECSIQRRHQKVVEEAPSPFVTPEMRKAMGEQCVALARAVGYYSAGTVELIVSGKDPSGKSFYFLEMNTRLQVEHPVTEAITGIDLVEQMIRVAAGEKLPFTQADIGIDGWAIENRVYAEDPYRGFLPSTGRLVHYQPPVPGWTDDGTANGRRGLDGVRVDDGVFEGGEVSMFYDPMIAKLVTWAPTRDEAANKQVEALDAFRIEGLGHNVDFLSAIMQHPRFRSGDLTTGFIAEEYPDGFQGAPLDEALTGDLAAIAAFIATVHETRAAQIDQQLSRPAAAARDHVVRLDGGAEHRVSFTLDKVVVDGGEPRTFEADYQPGQRQVSARIGTHSRTVQVVRQGRSWRMTTRGASHKVTVMTPEVAALARHMIEKIPPDLSRFLLAPMPGLLTRLDVKPGDKVEAGQPIAVMEAMKMENILRAEKAATVKATPAGAGESLAVDQVIVEFE, encoded by the coding sequence ATGTTCTCCAAGATCCTCATCGCCAATCGCGGCGAAATCGCGTGCCGGGTCATCAAGACGGCGCGGGCCATGGGCATCAAGACCGTCGCGGTCTATTCGGACGCCGACGCCCGCGCGCCCTTTGTGAAGATGGCGGACGAGGCGGTGCACATCGGCCCGCCGCCCGCGGCGCAGTCCTACCTCCTCGCCGACAAGATCATCGAGGCGTGCAAGGCGACCGGCGCCGAGGCCGTCCACCCGGGCTATGGCTTCCTCTCGGAGCGCACCAGCTTCGCCGAAGCGCTGGCGGCCGAGGGCATCGCCTTCATCGGACCGCCGGTGAAGGCCATCGCCGCGATGGGCGACAAGATCGAATCGAAGAAGCTCGCCAAGGCGGCGGGCGTCAACGTCGTTCCGGGCTTCGTCGGCGAGATCGCGGATACCGAGCATGCGGTGCGGATCGCCGGCGACATCGGCTATCCGGTGATGATGAAGGCCTCGGCCGGCGGCGGCGGCAAGGGCATGCGCCTTGCCTATTCCGAACAGGACGTCCGCGAAGGCTTCGAGGCGACCAAGCGCGAGGGGCTGAACAGTTTCGGCGACGACCGCGTCTTCATCGAGAAGTTCATCGAAGACCCGCGCCACATCGAGATCCAGATCCTCGGCGACCAGCACGGCAACATCCTTTATTTGAACGAGCGCGAATGCTCGATCCAGCGCCGCCACCAGAAAGTGGTCGAGGAAGCGCCGTCGCCCTTCGTCACGCCCGAGATGCGCAAGGCGATGGGCGAGCAGTGCGTCGCGCTGGCCCGCGCGGTCGGCTATTACAGCGCGGGCACGGTCGAGCTGATCGTCTCGGGCAAGGACCCGAGCGGCAAGAGCTTCTACTTCCTCGAGATGAACACCCGGCTCCAGGTCGAGCATCCGGTCACCGAGGCGATCACCGGCATCGATCTCGTCGAGCAGATGATCCGCGTCGCCGCCGGCGAGAAATTGCCGTTCACGCAGGCCGACATCGGCATCGACGGCTGGGCGATCGAGAACCGGGTCTATGCCGAGGATCCCTATCGCGGCTTCCTCCCCTCGACCGGGCGCCTGGTCCACTACCAGCCGCCCGTACCGGGCTGGACCGATGACGGCACCGCCAACGGCCGCCGCGGCCTCGACGGCGTGCGCGTCGACGACGGCGTGTTCGAGGGCGGCGAAGTGTCGATGTTCTACGATCCGATGATCGCCAAGCTCGTCACCTGGGCTCCGACCCGCGACGAAGCGGCGAACAAGCAGGTCGAGGCGCTCGACGCCTTCCGGATCGAAGGGCTCGGCCACAACGTCGATTTCCTCTCGGCGATCATGCAGCACCCGCGCTTCCGCTCGGGTGACCTGACCACCGGCTTCATCGCCGAGGAATATCCCGACGGTTTCCAGGGCGCGCCGCTCGACGAGGCGCTGACCGGCGACCTTGCCGCCATCGCCGCCTTCATCGCCACGGTTCACGAGACCCGTGCGGCGCAGATCGACCAGCAATTGAGCCGTCCCGCAGCCGCGGCGCGCGACCATGTCGTTCGGCTCGACGGCGGGGCCGAGCACCGGGTTAGCTTCACGCTCGACAAGGTGGTGGTCGATGGCGGCGAGCCGCGGACCTTCGAGGCCGACTATCAGCCGGGCCAGCGGCAGGTGAGCGCGCGGATCGGTACCCACAGCCGCACCGTGCAGGTGGTCCGGCAGGGCCGTAGCTGGCGGATGACGACGCGCGGGGCGAGCCACAAGGTCACGGTCATGACCCCCGAGGTCGCGGCCCTTGCGCGCCACATGATCGAGAAGATCCCGCCCGATCTCTCGCGCTTCCTCCTCGCACCGATGCCGGGCCTCCTGACCCGCCTCGACGTCAAGCCGGGCGACAAGGTCGAGGCCGGCCAGCCGATCGCGGTGATGGAGGCGATGAAGATGGAGAACATCCTTCGCGCCGAGAAGGCCGCGACGGTTAAGGCGACGCCCGCCGGGGCCGGCGAAAGCCTCGCGGTCGACCAGGTCATCGTCGAGTTCGAGTGA
- a CDS encoding SDR family NAD(P)-dependent oxidoreductase — translation MTWATGKHALITGGGTGIGAGAARALAKAGAKVSLLGRRGDLIEAVAQETGGRAFACDVTDPEAQTAAFAAARDAHGPFDFVLLNAGIGDSRPFLRTRREAWDAIIGTNLTALFDGAQLALPDLQAPGKRLVIVASVAGLKGAAMAAPYVASKHGAIGLAKSLALEFARTGLTVNAICPSFVDTPMVDDSAARISKATGKSIDEARAWLARTNANGRLITVDEVTHAIMQLLDPAASGVNGACVTIDGGTSA, via the coding sequence ATGACCTGGGCGACTGGCAAGCATGCACTCATCACCGGCGGCGGCACCGGAATCGGCGCCGGCGCGGCGCGGGCCCTGGCCAAGGCCGGGGCGAAAGTCTCGCTTCTCGGACGCCGAGGCGACCTCATCGAAGCAGTGGCGCAGGAGACCGGCGGCCGCGCCTTCGCCTGCGACGTCACCGATCCCGAAGCCCAGACCGCGGCCTTCGCGGCGGCCCGCGACGCGCACGGACCGTTCGACTTCGTCCTCCTCAACGCCGGTATCGGCGACAGCCGGCCTTTCCTTCGCACCAGGCGCGAGGCGTGGGACGCGATCATCGGAACCAACCTCACCGCGCTCTTCGACGGGGCGCAGCTGGCGCTCCCGGACCTGCAGGCGCCGGGCAAGCGGCTGGTGATCGTGGCCTCGGTCGCGGGCCTCAAGGGAGCCGCGATGGCCGCGCCCTATGTCGCCTCGAAGCATGGCGCGATCGGGCTGGCGAAGAGCCTCGCGCTCGAGTTCGCCAGGACCGGCCTCACCGTCAACGCCATCTGCCCGAGCTTCGTCGACACGCCCATGGTCGACGACAGCGCCGCGCGGATTTCGAAGGCGACCGGCAAGAGCATCGACGAGGCCCGCGCGTGGCTGGCGAGGACCAACGCCAACGGCCGCCTCATCACGGTCGACGAAGTCACCCACGCGATCATGCAGTTGCTCGATCCGGCGGCGAGCGGCGTCAACGGGGCCTGCGTCACGATCGACGGCGGGACGAGCGCCTGA
- a CDS encoding type II secretion system protein GspD — protein sequence MKFVTGDDNRASFLIRFSPQEPQTAPLNNNPTRPELLMRATLRAPRVKPRDNYRGIVRAATFETSETGLLWRFDTAAPAQVSVQPAGDKTLQVIVQRLSGDEAIGARPIGSEGEAVSPATALPAYVEPGVEGDSFELVPLKYADVSEVIGLLVEGETIQPNNVFIRREPGFGSIANANSQYQYQNNNNQQQTTAQPLGQSFAGRGLAIDRRLNAVWITGTPDRIARIKAQIAAIDIPVDSVILETQFVELTETGARNLGLDIANRDGQIAVGTITLGSNTSFGNDPLTPFRSGVLQAAIYAQVQKGEGRIVSRPRIAAQSGSAAKIITGDALPILTSITLSGVNGVSQQVQYVNVGVTLQIAPRVSSDGFVTSQIYGVVSSVTGYSQGYPTISQREAETSASVRDGETFVIGGLTQENNLKTKGRVPILGDIPVVGTIFRNERSTRAKTELYIVITPRIVRHRRNEAPLQPAPSPAVPGLTGGAGR from the coding sequence GTGAAGTTCGTCACGGGCGACGACAATCGCGCCTCCTTCCTGATCCGCTTCTCGCCGCAGGAGCCGCAGACCGCGCCGCTCAACAACAATCCGACGCGGCCCGAATTGCTGATGCGCGCGACGCTCCGCGCGCCCCGGGTCAAGCCGCGCGACAATTATCGTGGCATCGTCCGCGCCGCGACCTTCGAGACCAGCGAGACCGGCCTCCTCTGGCGCTTCGACACGGCGGCGCCGGCACAGGTCAGCGTCCAGCCCGCCGGCGACAAGACGCTGCAGGTGATCGTCCAGCGACTGTCCGGCGACGAGGCGATCGGCGCGCGTCCGATCGGTTCCGAAGGTGAAGCGGTCTCGCCCGCCACCGCTCTTCCCGCGTACGTCGAACCGGGCGTGGAGGGTGACAGCTTCGAACTGGTGCCGCTCAAATATGCGGATGTCAGCGAGGTCATCGGCCTCCTCGTCGAGGGCGAGACGATCCAGCCGAACAATGTCTTCATCCGGCGCGAGCCGGGTTTCGGCTCGATCGCCAATGCCAACAGCCAGTATCAGTATCAGAACAACAACAACCAGCAGCAGACCACCGCGCAGCCGCTCGGGCAGAGCTTCGCCGGCCGTGGTCTCGCCATCGACCGACGCCTCAACGCCGTCTGGATCACCGGCACGCCGGACCGGATCGCCCGGATCAAGGCGCAGATCGCCGCGATCGACATTCCGGTCGACTCGGTCATCCTCGAAACTCAATTCGTCGAACTGACCGAGACGGGCGCGCGCAACCTCGGGCTCGACATCGCGAACCGCGACGGCCAGATCGCGGTCGGCACGATCACGCTCGGCAGCAACACCAGCTTCGGCAACGATCCGCTGACCCCGTTCAGGTCGGGCGTCCTTCAGGCCGCCATCTACGCGCAGGTGCAGAAGGGCGAGGGCAGGATCGTGTCGCGGCCGCGGATCGCCGCCCAGTCGGGCTCGGCGGCCAAGATCATCACGGGCGACGCCCTGCCGATCCTGACTTCGATCACCTTGTCGGGCGTCAACGGGGTCAGCCAGCAGGTGCAATACGTCAACGTCGGGGTGACGCTGCAGATCGCGCCGCGGGTGTCGAGCGACGGCTTCGTCACCAGCCAGATCTATGGCGTGGTCTCCTCGGTCACCGGCTACAGCCAGGGCTACCCCACGATCAGCCAGCGCGAAGCCGAGACCAGCGCCAGCGTGCGCGACGGTGAGACCTTCGTCATCGGCGGGCTGACCCAGGAGAACAATCTGAAGACCAAGGGGCGGGTCCCGATCCTCGGCGACATCCCCGTGGTCGGCACGATCTTCCGCAACGAGCGGTCAACCCGCGCCAAGACCGAGCTCTACATCGTCATCACGCCGCGGATCGTCCGGCATCGCCGCAACGAAGCGCCGCTCCAGCCCGCGCCCTCGCCCGCCGTTCCGGGCCTTACGGGAGGTGCCGGCCGCTAG